A segment of the Xenorhabdus bovienii SS-2004 genome:
TACGCTGTTTCGTATTGGCCGCGGTCGAGCTCCAACAGGCACACCAGCGGCTGCTTCTGAAATGACTAAATGGTTCAATACAAATTATCACTATATCGTACCTGAATTTCAGCAGGGGCAAGAATTTAAATTGACCTGGACTCAATTACTGGATGAAGTGGATGAAGCACTGGCATTGGGACACAAAGTCAAACCTGTTCTACTGGGGCCTGTAACTTATTTATGGCTCGGCAAGGTGAAAGGTAAAGCCTTCGACCGCCTCTCCCTGTTAACGGATATTCTTCCTGTCTATCAGCAAGTATTAGCAGAATTGGCAAAACGGGGCATCGAATGGGTGCAGATTGATGAGCCGGCACTGGTACTGGAACTACCGAAGGAATGGCTGGAGGCTTTCTCGACGGCTTATCAGGCGCTGCAAGGACAGGCTAAATTACTGCTGACAACGTATTTCGATAGCATCAGCCATAATCTGGCGACGATCAAATCACTGCCAGTACAAGGGCTGCATGTCGACTTAGTTGCAGGGAAGGATTCCCTTGATGAATTGAATAAATCTCTGCCGGAAACGTGGTTGCTTTCATTGGGGGTTATCAATGGGCGCAACGTCTGGCGAGCAGATTTGAGTGCTAAATACCAGCTTGTGGCATCGCTGGCAGGCAAGCGTGATATTTGGATCGGCACGTCCTGTTCATTGCTGCACAGCCCGATTGACCTGAACGATGAAACCGGGCTGGATGAAGAAGTTAAAAGCTGGTTTGCCTTTGCATTACAGAAATGCGCAGAGCTGTCTTTGCTGGCACAGGCACTGAATGCACCGGAAGGCAGCAAACAGGCTGAACTGGATGCTTACAGTGCGCCAATCCGTGCACGCCGTAGTTCCACAAGGGTGAACAATCCGACGGTGACTGAGCGCATCACGGCGATCAAACCACAGGATAGCGAGCGTAATCTGGTTTATCCAGAACGAGCCAAACTCCAGCGTGAACGTTACAATTTACCGTTGTGGCCGACCACAACTATCGGATCATTCCCACAAACAACGGAAATTCGTAGCCTGCGTCTGGATTTCAAAAAAGGTCGTGTGGATAACACGCATTATCGCACCAATATTTCTGAACATATTAAGCAGGCGATCAATGAACAGGAAAATCTGGGACTGGATGTGCTGGTGCATGGTGAAGCCGAACGTAACGACATGGTCGAGTATTTCGGTGAACATTTTGATGGTTATGTCTTTACCCAAAATGGCTGGGTACAAAGCTACGGTTCCCGTTGTGTTAAGCCGCCAGTAATCATTGGCGATATCAGCCGTCCGGAAGCCATTACTGTAAATTGGGCAACATATGCACAATCCCTGACAGATAAGCCTGTCAAAGGAATGTTAACAGGGCCGGTGACTATCCTCTGCTGGTCATTCCCAAGGGAAGATATTAGCCGCGAAACGATTGCTAAACAGATTGCACTGGCCTTGCGTGATGAAGTTGATGATTTACAAAAAGCAGGTATTGGTATCATT
Coding sequences within it:
- the metE gene encoding 5-methyltetrahydropteroyltriglutamate--homocysteine S-methyltransferase, with protein sequence MTVLNHTLGFPRIGLKRELKKAQENYWAGKISQQELLETGRELRARHWQQQKEAGVDLVPVGDFAWYDQVLTTNLLLGNVPPRHQNEDGSIDLDTLFRIGRGRAPTGTPAAASEMTKWFNTNYHYIVPEFQQGQEFKLTWTQLLDEVDEALALGHKVKPVLLGPVTYLWLGKVKGKAFDRLSLLTDILPVYQQVLAELAKRGIEWVQIDEPALVLELPKEWLEAFSTAYQALQGQAKLLLTTYFDSISHNLATIKSLPVQGLHVDLVAGKDSLDELNKSLPETWLLSLGVINGRNVWRADLSAKYQLVASLAGKRDIWIGTSCSLLHSPIDLNDETGLDEEVKSWFAFALQKCAELSLLAQALNAPEGSKQAELDAYSAPIRARRSSTRVNNPTVTERITAIKPQDSERNLVYPERAKLQRERYNLPLWPTTTIGSFPQTTEIRSLRLDFKKGRVDNTHYRTNISEHIKQAINEQENLGLDVLVHGEAERNDMVEYFGEHFDGYVFTQNGWVQSYGSRCVKPPVIIGDISRPEAITVNWATYAQSLTDKPVKGMLTGPVTILCWSFPREDISRETIAKQIALALRDEVDDLQKAGIGIIQIDEPALREGLPLRREEWQEYLEWAVDAFKLSAAIAEDDTQIHTHMCYCEFNDIMLSIAALDADVITIETSRSDMELLDSFEDFSYPNEIGPGVYDIHSPNVPSVEWIEALLRKAADRIPVERLWVNPDCGLKTRGWTETRQALANMVEAAKRLRASVNNTSVNN